One genomic window of Paenibacillus xylanilyticus includes the following:
- a CDS encoding DivIVA domain-containing protein has translation MPLTPLDIHNKEFSRRLRGYDEDEVNEFLDQVIKDYEGVIRENKELSNQLLSVQEKLDHFATIEETLSKTIIIAQEAADDVKNNAKKEAQLIVKEAEKNADRIVNESLAKSRKIALEVEELKKQASIYRARFRTLVEAQLELLSQDGWEALESREQEVRDREREMKEIY, from the coding sequence ATGCCATTAACGCCGCTGGACATACATAACAAGGAATTTTCCCGACGCTTGCGCGGGTATGACGAGGATGAAGTCAATGAATTCCTGGATCAAGTCATCAAAGATTACGAAGGCGTCATTCGCGAGAACAAAGAGCTGAGCAATCAGTTGCTGTCCGTTCAGGAGAAACTGGATCATTTTGCCACAATTGAAGAAACGCTCAGCAAAACGATTATCATAGCGCAGGAAGCAGCCGACGATGTGAAGAACAATGCGAAGAAGGAAGCACAGCTCATTGTGAAGGAAGCAGAGAAAAATGCTGACCGGATCGTGAACGAGTCCTTGGCGAAATCCCGCAAGATTGCTTTGGAAGTGGAGGAACTGAAGAAGCAGGCTTCGATCTACCGGGCCCGTTTCCGTACGCTTGTTGAAGCACAGCTCGAACTGCTGTCTCAGGATGGATGGGAAGCATTGGAGAGTCGCGAACAGGAAGTCCGTGATCGTGAACGGGAAATGAAGGAAATTTATTAG
- a CDS encoding RNA-binding protein, with product MSGEIYEHFSHDERDFVDKASDWVERAGKLHDMKLTDFLDPRQAFILQTLVNRRNDVQIRLDGGYEAAERKRALIAPDYRYLADEDMGMQVLSITSDDQKITELEHGDYMGALLGLGLKRGKIGDIQVLDDGCHTVVAAETGAFLSLQLNQVHRVHVFTELLPLHEMKWSESKLDTMDITVASLRLDGICADVYRLSRSKVLVPIKAGRCRVNWKVEEDPSKALKAGDVVSIQGFGRFKVLEQDGMTKKGRCRVKIGKFA from the coding sequence ATGAGTGGTGAAATTTACGAACATTTTAGCCATGATGAGCGTGACTTCGTGGATAAAGCCTCGGATTGGGTGGAACGCGCTGGCAAGCTTCATGATATGAAGCTAACGGACTTTCTTGACCCAAGACAGGCCTTTATATTGCAAACGCTTGTCAATCGTCGCAATGACGTCCAGATTCGTCTGGACGGAGGCTACGAGGCAGCTGAACGCAAACGTGCGCTGATTGCACCAGATTATCGGTATCTCGCTGATGAAGATATGGGTATGCAGGTGCTTAGCATTACGTCAGATGATCAGAAAATTACAGAGCTGGAGCACGGGGACTACATGGGAGCCTTGCTCGGGCTTGGACTGAAACGCGGCAAGATCGGAGATATCCAAGTGCTGGATGACGGATGCCACACCGTGGTGGCAGCGGAGACCGGCGCTTTTTTATCGCTTCAATTGAACCAGGTTCATCGGGTTCATGTGTTTACAGAGCTGCTTCCTCTGCATGAGATGAAGTGGTCGGAGAGCAAACTGGATACGATGGATATCACTGTTGCATCCTTGCGTCTGGACGGAATTTGTGCGGATGTGTACCGACTGAGTCGCAGTAAAGTTCTAGTTCCCATCAAAGCGGGCCGATGCCGGGTAAATTGGAAAGTCGAGGAAGATCCGTCCAAAGCTCTGAAAGCCGGGGACGTGGTCTCCATTCAAGGTTTTGGCCGTTTCAAGGTGCTGGAACAGGATGGGATGACCAAAAAGGGACGTTGTCGTGTAAAAATCGGCAAATTTGCTTAG
- a CDS encoding YggT family protein: protein MYQLQVVVFYLFEIYFYMIIGYVLMSWLPNARESVIGEWLAKLVEPYLSPFRRFIPPLFGMLDISPIVALITLQLARSGLLSIISYF from the coding sequence TTGTATCAACTTCAAGTCGTCGTGTTTTACCTGTTTGAGATTTATTTCTACATGATTATTGGATATGTATTGATGTCGTGGCTTCCGAACGCGCGGGAGAGCGTCATTGGTGAGTGGCTTGCCAAATTGGTGGAACCCTATCTGAGTCCTTTCAGACGTTTCATTCCGCCTTTGTTCGGTATGCTGGACATCTCACCAATCGTTGCGTTAATTACTCTTCAACTGGCGAGATCAGGTTTGCTCTCGATCATCAGCTACTTCTGA
- a CDS encoding cell division protein SepF: MGVMNKFMNFLGLQEEEEIVERERLAAQEEAESEQQEAETSSLDKRRNQRGNNVVSIHSQKNVKVVLYEPRSYDEAQEIADHLRSHRTVVVNLQRVRQDQALRVIDFLSGTVYALGGGISKIGGNIFLCTPDTVEIQGAITEILADSEQDYNRMR; encoded by the coding sequence ATGGGCGTAATGAATAAATTCATGAATTTCCTTGGTCTTCAAGAAGAGGAAGAGATTGTGGAACGCGAACGTTTGGCTGCTCAAGAGGAGGCTGAATCTGAACAGCAGGAAGCTGAAACCTCCAGTCTAGATAAACGTAGAAACCAAAGGGGGAATAATGTTGTGAGCATTCATTCCCAGAAAAATGTTAAAGTTGTCCTTTATGAACCACGTTCCTATGACGAAGCTCAAGAAATTGCCGACCACCTTCGTTCACATCGTACAGTGGTTGTGAACCTGCAGCGGGTGCGCCAAGATCAGGCACTGCGCGTCATTGATTTTTTGAGTGGGACCGTTTACGCACTGGGCGGGGGCATTTCTAAAATTGGCGGCAACATTTTTCTCTGTACGCCGGATACCGTTGAAATTCAAGGCGCAATTACGGAAATACTGGCTGACAGCGAGCAAGATTACAACAGAATGAGGTGA
- a CDS encoding YggS family pyridoxal phosphate-dependent enzyme, giving the protein MSLEERIQQVNQKIEAACQRSGRQREDVNVIAVTKYVSLETTGAVLESGLEHIGENRWQDAQAKWEAFGQQGTWHFIGHLQTNKVKDVIGKFRYIHSLDRLSLAKELDKKAAAMGTQVETFLQVNISGEESKYGLQPEQASSFLREISSFSNLKVVGLMTMAPHEEDPQLTRPVFRGLRELRDHLNGQALTSEPLTQLSMGMSNDFEVAIEEGATWVRLGSILVGKEEGSRWA; this is encoded by the coding sequence GTGTCATTGGAGGAGCGAATTCAACAGGTAAATCAGAAGATCGAAGCTGCATGCCAGCGCAGTGGCCGTCAGCGCGAAGACGTAAATGTGATTGCGGTCACGAAGTACGTCTCCCTTGAAACGACAGGCGCTGTGCTGGAAAGTGGCCTTGAGCATATTGGAGAGAACCGCTGGCAGGATGCACAAGCCAAGTGGGAAGCATTTGGTCAGCAAGGAACATGGCATTTTATCGGTCACTTGCAGACCAACAAAGTGAAAGACGTCATAGGCAAATTCCGCTACATACATTCACTGGATCGTTTGTCTCTGGCCAAGGAGCTGGACAAAAAGGCAGCTGCAATGGGGACACAAGTGGAAACATTTTTGCAGGTGAATATTTCGGGTGAAGAGAGCAAATACGGATTGCAGCCTGAACAGGCGAGTTCATTTTTGCGTGAGATCAGCAGCTTCAGCAACCTGAAGGTTGTCGGTCTGATGACCATGGCTCCCCATGAGGAGGATCCGCAACTTACGCGTCCCGTATTTCGTGGACTGCGTGAGCTAAGAGACCATTTGAATGGACAAGCCCTGACATCGGAACCATTGACTCAGCTATCGATGGGAATGTCCAATGATTTTGAAGTGGCGATTGAAGAAGGGGCAACATGGGTACGGCTGGGATCAATTCTCGTAGGAAAAGAGGAGGGTTCACGATGGGCGTAA
- the pgeF gene encoding peptidoglycan editing factor PgeF, with translation MEPFVLNKQLFERTEDQAVNGSPDPLLLYVEPWREQFSRMTAGFTTRQGGVGSKPYATLNCAYHVGDDPSDVLKNRRLVAEKLGFSVSAWTCGEQVHGKQVAVVKAEDRGRGLMDRQSALQDTDGLVTNVPGVLLTSFYADCVPLYFYDPVQQAVGLAHAGWKGTVAGIAQSMVETMEREYGSRAQDIRTAIGPSIGDCCYEVDEAVMQHVRVWFESAPGNDEYNNSVQGRAYHSSGNGKTMLNLKECNRHIMMKAGILPDHIECTTWCTSCHPELFFSYRKENGTTGRMASWIGLEER, from the coding sequence ATGGAACCCTTTGTTCTGAATAAACAACTTTTCGAACGGACTGAAGATCAAGCGGTGAATGGAAGCCCAGATCCGTTGTTATTATATGTGGAGCCGTGGAGAGAACAGTTCAGCCGAATGACGGCAGGTTTTACCACAAGACAGGGCGGAGTGGGCAGTAAACCCTATGCCACTCTAAACTGCGCTTATCATGTTGGCGATGATCCTTCAGACGTTTTGAAGAATCGTCGTCTGGTGGCCGAAAAGCTTGGTTTCTCGGTGAGCGCCTGGACGTGTGGTGAACAGGTCCATGGCAAACAAGTGGCTGTTGTAAAAGCTGAGGATCGAGGCAGAGGTCTGATGGATCGACAGTCAGCGCTGCAGGACACGGATGGTTTGGTCACCAATGTACCTGGTGTGCTGCTTACTTCCTTTTATGCGGATTGTGTTCCACTGTATTTCTACGACCCGGTGCAACAAGCCGTCGGGCTTGCTCATGCGGGGTGGAAAGGGACTGTTGCCGGCATTGCCCAGTCAATGGTTGAAACGATGGAACGGGAATATGGAAGCCGGGCACAGGATATCCGGACAGCTATAGGCCCTTCCATTGGGGATTGCTGTTATGAAGTGGATGAGGCAGTTATGCAGCATGTACGGGTTTGGTTTGAATCTGCTCCGGGTAATGATGAATACAACAACTCTGTGCAGGGCCGAGCATATCACTCGTCTGGAAATGGAAAGACGATGTTAAACTTGAAAGAATGTAATCGACACATTATGATGAAAGCAGGAATATTGCCGGATCATATCGAATGTACAACGTGGTGTACAAGCTGCCACCCGGAACTGTTTTTCTCGTATCGGAAGGAAAATGGAACGACCGGAAGAATGGCGAGCTGGATTGGGCTGGAAGAGAGGTGA
- a CDS encoding YlmC/YmxH family sporulation protein: protein MKVSASESAQRGMKISDFQTKDVINITDGKRLGQISDLELDLKQGRIEAIVVPGYSRFMGLFGGGTDLVIPWRNIVKIGSDVILVKLDEVRETSYDERDREAKMYDEQQSSRMERVERLERLDRSQRRTI, encoded by the coding sequence ATGAAAGTAAGCGCAAGTGAGTCGGCACAAAGAGGGATGAAGATCTCGGATTTTCAGACAAAGGATGTCATTAACATCACGGATGGCAAACGTCTGGGGCAGATTAGTGATCTGGAATTAGATCTCAAGCAGGGACGGATCGAGGCCATCGTGGTACCCGGTTACAGCCGGTTCATGGGGTTGTTCGGGGGTGGAACGGATCTGGTTATTCCCTGGAGGAACATTGTTAAGATCGGTTCCGACGTTATTTTGGTTAAACTGGATGAAGTCAGAGAAACGAGCTACGATGAGCGAGATCGCGAAGCGAAGATGTATGATGAACAGCAAAGCAGCCGTATGGAGCGGGTTGAACGCCTGGAACGATTGGACCGAAGCCAGCGTCGAACGATATAA